One part of the Desulfonema ishimotonii genome encodes these proteins:
- a CDS encoding substrate-binding domain-containing protein — translation MKKVIAALLGMGMVMLAFTPSGFTADKVLMMSTTTSTQASGLLEVLLPELKKDTGIEVKVIAKGTGAAIRDGQDGNVDVIFVHAKAREEKFVADGYGTKRYAVMHNDFIILGPKSDPAGIRGVKDSAQALKKIADSKSAFISRGDDSGTHTKEQALWQATGLETETVSKTITKKGKQRVISFTHPKGLGEWYMSIGQGMGKTLTFANEKQAYTMTDRGTYIKYKLGRKEGLELEILCEGDAQLFNPYGVIPVNPEKFSHAKYDMAKEFAEWLVSQKGQSLIANYKLLGQQLFYPDALPNAK, via the coding sequence ATGAAAAAAGTAATTGCAGCTTTACTGGGGATGGGCATGGTGATGCTGGCCTTTACGCCGTCCGGCTTCACGGCGGACAAGGTTCTGATGATGTCCACGACGACGAGTACGCAGGCGTCCGGGCTTCTGGAAGTACTGCTCCCGGAGCTGAAAAAGGATACCGGCATTGAGGTTAAGGTCATTGCCAAGGGGACCGGCGCGGCCATCCGGGACGGCCAGGATGGCAATGTCGATGTGATCTTTGTCCATGCCAAGGCCAGAGAGGAAAAATTTGTGGCCGACGGGTACGGCACAAAGCGGTATGCGGTGATGCACAATGATTTTATTATCTTAGGCCCCAAAAGCGATCCTGCGGGCATCAGAGGCGTAAAAGATTCGGCCCAGGCCCTGAAGAAGATCGCCGACTCCAAATCCGCTTTTATCTCCAGGGGCGATGACAGCGGCACCCATACCAAAGAGCAGGCCCTGTGGCAGGCGACCGGCCTGGAGACGGAGACGGTTTCCAAGACCATCACCAAAAAGGGGAAACAGCGTGTGATCAGCTTCACCCACCCCAAAGGCCTGGGCGAATGGTACATGTCCATCGGACAGGGCATGGGAAAGACGCTGACCTTTGCCAATGAAAAACAGGCATACACCATGACGGACCGGGGAACCTATATCAAATACAAACTGGGCCGCAAGGAAGGCCTGGAGTTGGAAATCCTCTGCGAGGGCGATGCCCAGCTTTTCAATCCCTACGGTGTCATTCCGGTGAACCCCGAAAAATTTTCCCATGCGAAATATGACATGGCAAAGGAATTTGCCGAATGGCTGGTTTCACAGAAAGGCCAGTCCCTGATCGCCAATTACAAACTCCTGGGGCAGCAGCTTTTCTATCCGGACGCGCTGCCGAATGCCAAATAA
- a CDS encoding ABC transporter permease — MEFITDSFLSALLLLTALDPDLLNIVSVSLRVSFSSTVIASLIGVPTGFFISITQFRGKRWVITGLNTLLALPTVVIGLFVYAFISRRGILGTLGLLYTQKAMVIGQVILIVPIIATFTISAISRIDTRYRKTAMTLGADRLQTALVLLREARFGIVSAVVGGFGRVISEIGISMMLGGNARGFTRTMTTAMALEYDKGEFVLAIALGLILMSISLGINVLLNHIQGRSPE, encoded by the coding sequence ATGGAATTTATTACAGACAGTTTTTTATCGGCGCTGCTGCTTTTAACGGCCCTTGACCCGGATCTGCTCAATATCGTCTCCGTCTCCCTGCGCGTCAGCTTTTCCTCGACCGTTATCGCCTCACTCATCGGTGTGCCCACGGGATTTTTCATCTCCATCACGCAGTTCAGAGGCAAGCGGTGGGTGATTACCGGGCTCAATACCCTGCTGGCGCTGCCGACGGTGGTGATCGGCCTTTTTGTCTACGCCTTCATCTCCCGGCGCGGTATTCTGGGGACGCTGGGACTGCTCTACACCCAGAAGGCCATGGTCATCGGGCAGGTCATCCTGATCGTCCCCATCATCGCCACCTTTACCATTTCCGCCATCAGCCGGATCGACACCCGCTACCGCAAAACCGCCATGACGCTGGGGGCAGACCGGTTGCAGACAGCCCTCGTGCTGCTGCGCGAGGCCCGCTTCGGGATCGTCTCCGCCGTGGTGGGCGGCTTTGGCCGGGTGATCTCGGAGATCGGCATCAGCATGATGCTCGGCGGCAACGCCAGGGGGTTTACCCGGACCATGACCACCGCCATGGCTCTGGAATATGACAAGGGGGAATTTGTCCTGGCCATCGCGCTGGGCCTGATCCTGATGAGCATCAGTCTGGGGATCAACGTCCTGCTGAACCATATCCAGGGGAGGTCGCCGGAATAA
- a CDS encoding ATP-binding cassette domain-containing protein, whose protein sequence is MLYSLRNLRKIYSGRTVLDLPELFIEKGKIYGLLGPNGSGKTTLLSILSFLDAPSAGTVFFNDRPVSFSGKALQALRRQVVLVDQHPILFSTSVYKNVEFGLKVRKLSTGKRRRIIEESLDRVGMRGFAEADGRGLSGGETQRVAIARALACSPDVILFDEPTASVDISNQIAIENIIRDLHDDAGITVILSTHNLFQAAKLAQEKIYLFEGRTSQAAYENIFSGEAFSEGQNHFCRISEKVTIPIRPGHRERIKVALNPGSVKLLPDTEKGEGAGIFEGRVIQLTQEKKGVRVLTDIGIPLSILLKNREYSLSDLRVGNPVRIQVFDYGVEVI, encoded by the coding sequence ATGCTCTATTCCCTCAGAAATCTCAGAAAAATCTATAGCGGCAGAACCGTCCTGGACCTGCCGGAGCTGTTCATCGAAAAGGGGAAAATATACGGACTCCTCGGGCCCAACGGATCGGGCAAGACCACCCTGCTTTCGATCCTGAGCTTCCTCGATGCACCATCGGCAGGGACGGTTTTTTTCAATGACAGGCCGGTCTCATTTTCGGGAAAGGCGTTGCAGGCCCTGCGCCGACAGGTGGTGCTGGTGGATCAGCACCCCATCCTTTTCAGCACCTCCGTCTATAAAAATGTGGAATTCGGGCTGAAGGTCCGCAAACTTTCCACGGGAAAACGGCGGCGTATCATTGAAGAGAGCCTTGACCGCGTGGGAATGCGGGGCTTTGCGGAGGCTGACGGACGGGGCCTTTCCGGCGGCGAGACCCAGCGGGTCGCCATTGCCCGTGCCCTGGCCTGCTCACCCGACGTCATATTGTTTGACGAACCGACAGCCAGCGTAGACATATCCAACCAGATTGCCATCGAGAACATCATCCGGGATCTCCACGACGATGCCGGTATCACGGTTATTCTTTCGACTCATAACCTGTTTCAGGCCGCCAAACTCGCCCAGGAAAAGATCTATCTGTTTGAAGGCCGGACCAGTCAGGCGGCCTATGAGAATATTTTCAGCGGTGAGGCGTTTTCAGAGGGGCAAAACCACTTCTGCCGGATCAGCGAAAAGGTGACCATCCCGATTCGGCCCGGACACCGGGAACGCATAAAGGTGGCGCTCAATCCCGGATCCGTAAAGCTGTTGCCGGATACTGAAAAAGGGGAAGGCGCGGGAATTTTTGAAGGGCGGGTGATTCAGCTAACCCAGGAGAAAAAAGGGGTCCGTGTACTGACGGATATCGGCATCCCCCTGAGCATACTGCTGAAAAACCGGGAGTATTCCCTTTCTGACCTCCGTGTGGGCAATCCGGTGCGCATTCAGGTTTTTGACTACGGCGTTGAGGTTATTTGA
- a CDS encoding amino acid kinase family protein: protein MALVREKDGKRLHVKSKLMGESLVSRKFIDNLETAPQQRLFPDVAIMKIGGQSICDRGAKALPAIIREIAENRKNHKMLLTTGGGTRSRHIYTIGLELGMPTGVIAKFGSTISEQNALMVSILLAPWGGIKISHSDISKLPTYFAEGIIPIMHGMPPYDYFAIRQERGRIPIHRTDVGLVVLGDLMGSKTILFIKDEKGLYTDDPKKNPDAVFIPEIGARDLMEKDMDDLVIERPCLEIIQNSEVIEKVQIINGLEPGNITRALNGEHVGTMIYKQ from the coding sequence ATGGCACTGGTTCGGGAAAAAGACGGGAAGCGATTGCATGTGAAAAGCAAACTCATGGGCGAGAGTCTGGTCAGCAGGAAGTTTATCGACAATCTGGAAACCGCACCTCAGCAGCGGCTTTTTCCCGATGTGGCCATTATGAAGATCGGGGGCCAGTCCATCTGTGACCGGGGTGCAAAGGCCCTGCCTGCGATCATCAGGGAGATCGCAGAGAATCGCAAAAATCACAAAATGCTCCTTACCACAGGCGGCGGAACCCGGAGCCGCCACATTTACACCATCGGCCTGGAGCTGGGGATGCCCACCGGTGTGATTGCGAAATTCGGCAGTACCATTTCGGAACAGAACGCCCTGATGGTCTCTATTCTCCTGGCCCCCTGGGGAGGAATAAAGATCTCTCACAGTGATATCTCCAAGCTCCCGACCTATTTCGCAGAGGGCATTATCCCGATCATGCACGGAATGCCGCCCTATGATTATTTTGCCATCCGGCAGGAGCGGGGCCGGATTCCCATTCACCGGACAGATGTCGGGCTGGTGGTGCTGGGCGATCTGATGGGATCGAAAACTATTCTGTTCATCAAGGATGAGAAGGGGCTGTACACCGATGATCCCAAAAAGAACCCGGACGCGGTGTTCATTCCTGAAATCGGGGCCAGAGATCTGATGGAAAAAGATATGGATGATCTGGTGATTGAGCGTCCCTGCCTGGAGATCATTCAAAACAGCGAGGTTATCGAAAAGGTCCAGATAATCAACGGACTGGAGCCGGGGAATATCACCAGGGCGCTGAACGGAGAGCATGTGGGAACGATGATTTACAAGCAGTAA